One genomic region from Conexibacter woesei Iso977N encodes:
- the secE gene encoding preprotein translocase subunit SecE: MASDRHTHGGNEPHRENIPGDLDHASGEVEGFEADLIAGAEGAVDSETTDAELERLATEQVGDLDDDGDVDEEDRALARTGGRRTSEVERPGKSGGPRFIQFLKASWAELQRVQWPDRRQVGQATGVVIGFVIVAGAYLGIADWVAQKVVNFII; the protein is encoded by the coding sequence ATGGCCTCTGATCGACACACGCACGGTGGCAACGAGCCGCACCGGGAGAACATCCCGGGCGACCTCGACCATGCCTCCGGCGAGGTCGAGGGGTTCGAAGCCGATCTGATCGCCGGTGCCGAAGGCGCCGTGGACTCCGAGACGACCGACGCCGAGCTCGAACGACTCGCCACCGAGCAGGTCGGCGACCTCGACGACGACGGTGACGTCGACGAAGAGGATCGCGCCCTCGCCCGCACGGGCGGACGGCGCACGTCAGAGGTCGAGAGGCCCGGCAAGTCCGGCGGACCTCGCTTCATCCAGTTCCTCAAGGCGTCCTGGGCAGAGCTCCAGCGCGTCCAGTGGCCCGACCGCCGTCAGGTCGGACAGGCCACCGGGGTCGTCATCGGCTTCGTCATCGTGGCCGGTGCGTACCTCGGCATTGCCGACTGGGTGGCGCAGAAGGTCGTCAACTTCATCATCTAG
- the rpmG gene encoding 50S ribosomal protein L33 → MARGDVRIAVTLACEDCKRRNYQTNKSKRNTPDRITLRKFCRWCRCHTSHRETR, encoded by the coding sequence ATGGCCCGCGGAGACGTTCGCATCGCTGTGACCCTCGCCTGCGAGGATTGCAAGCGGCGCAACTACCAGACCAACAAGAGCAAGCGCAACACGCCTGATCGCATCACGCTGCGGAAGTTCTGCAGGTGGTGCCGTTGCCATACCAGCCACCGGGAGACCCGCTAG
- a CDS encoding alpha-E domain-containing protein, whose protein sequence is MSRIAQELFWLGRNIARAEHTARMLDGVFQASLQGRPDDPAGVRLGWGSILAIMGAQADGRPVRRDEVLTRLTLARDEPASVISCVSRAREGARTMRDVISAEMWEAVNTTHLALSAGDLEGRMQMGPYSVFQYVKERSSLFWGLTSRTMLRDEARSFLVAGGRIESADMVLRMLRVAMPIPNDEATGVRDGQALALLQAVGGFQAFRRAVPAPANAGPVARFLLYERAYPDSVAASVDAVHGALLDADAAPRSSEPVLRLSRLAADLEFRGRAAAEDGNLAEASSLVQSELALVDADIAERYFAGAGAALGTVVA, encoded by the coding sequence TTGAGCCGGATCGCCCAGGAGCTGTTCTGGCTCGGCCGCAACATCGCGCGCGCCGAGCACACCGCGCGGATGCTCGACGGCGTCTTCCAGGCGTCGCTGCAGGGGCGGCCCGACGATCCCGCGGGCGTGCGGCTGGGCTGGGGCTCGATCCTGGCGATCATGGGCGCGCAGGCCGACGGCCGGCCGGTCCGGCGCGACGAGGTGCTCACGCGCCTGACGCTCGCGCGCGACGAGCCGGCGTCGGTGATCTCGTGCGTCTCACGGGCCCGCGAGGGCGCGCGCACGATGCGCGACGTGATCTCGGCCGAGATGTGGGAGGCGGTCAACACCACGCACCTGGCGCTCTCCGCCGGCGACCTCGAGGGCCGGATGCAGATGGGCCCCTACAGCGTGTTCCAGTACGTGAAGGAGCGCAGCTCGCTGTTCTGGGGCCTGACCTCGCGGACGATGCTGCGCGACGAGGCGCGCTCGTTCCTGGTCGCGGGCGGCCGGATCGAGTCCGCCGACATGGTCCTGCGGATGCTGCGCGTCGCGATGCCGATCCCCAACGACGAGGCGACCGGCGTGCGCGACGGCCAGGCGCTGGCGCTGCTGCAGGCCGTCGGCGGCTTCCAGGCCTTCCGCCGCGCGGTGCCCGCGCCGGCCAACGCGGGACCGGTCGCGCGCTTCCTGCTCTACGAGCGCGCCTACCCGGACAGCGTGGCGGCGTCGGTCGACGCGGTCCACGGCGCGCTGCTGGACGCCGACGCGGCGCCGCGCTCCTCCGAGCCGGTCCTGCGCCTGTCGCGCCTGGCCGCCGACCTCGAGTTCCGCGGCCGCGCGGCGGCCGAGGACGGCAACCTCGCCGAGGCCAGCAGCCTCGTCCAGTCCGAGCTGGCGCTCGTCGACGCGGACATCGCCGAGCGCTACTTCGCAGGTGCGGGCGCCGCATTGGGAACGGTCGTCGCCTAG
- a CDS encoding phage holin family protein has protein sequence MSSPPTTRQRPTGELVKDLSAQVSTLVRQELELAKVELTEKGKQAGIGAGMFGGAGLFALYGVGALVTCAIIALATAVAPWLAALIVAVVLFAVAGVLALVGKSRTKRAVPPVPEQTVETIKEDVRYTKEHVAEARHHDHDGAAG, from the coding sequence ATGTCATCCCCACCAACAACTCGTCAACGGCCGACCGGGGAGCTGGTCAAGGACCTCTCCGCGCAGGTCTCGACCCTGGTCCGCCAGGAACTGGAGCTCGCGAAGGTCGAGCTGACCGAGAAGGGCAAGCAGGCCGGCATCGGCGCCGGCATGTTCGGTGGCGCCGGGTTGTTCGCGCTGTACGGCGTCGGCGCGCTCGTCACCTGCGCGATCATCGCGCTGGCGACCGCGGTCGCCCCGTGGCTGGCGGCGCTGATCGTCGCCGTCGTCCTGTTCGCCGTCGCCGGCGTGCTGGCGCTGGTCGGGAAGTCGCGCACCAAGCGCGCGGTCCCGCCCGTGCCCGAGCAGACCGTCGAGACGATCAAGGAGGACGTGCGCTACACGAAGGAGCACGTCGCCGAGGCACGCCACCACGACCACGACGGAGCCGCCGGATGA
- a CDS encoding winged helix-turn-helix transcriptional regulator — protein MLGRTYESQTCSVARTLELVGERWTLLIIRDAFLGVRRFGDFAERLGVARNVLQDRLERLVEAGILEKVPYQERPLRHEYRLTDMGRDLWPSIVALLQFGDKHLANEAGAPMLLLHRGCGGELDDRRLCAKCGKPVELRDVEAVRGPGGARLPAAPVAA, from the coding sequence ATGCTCGGTCGCACCTATGAATCGCAGACCTGCTCCGTGGCTCGCACGCTCGAGCTCGTCGGGGAGCGCTGGACCCTGCTGATCATCCGCGACGCGTTCCTCGGCGTCCGCCGCTTCGGCGACTTCGCCGAGCGCCTCGGCGTCGCGCGCAACGTCCTGCAGGACCGGCTGGAGCGGCTCGTCGAGGCCGGGATCCTCGAGAAGGTCCCCTACCAGGAGCGCCCGCTGCGCCACGAGTACCGGCTGACCGACATGGGCCGCGACCTGTGGCCGTCGATCGTCGCGCTGCTGCAGTTCGGCGACAAGCACCTCGCCAACGAGGCCGGCGCGCCGATGCTGCTGCTGCACCGCGGCTGCGGCGGCGAGCTGGACGACCGGCGGCTGTGCGCGAAGTGCGGCAAGCCGGTGGAGCTGCGCGACGTCGAGGCCGTGCGCGGCCCGGGCGGCGCGCGCCTTCCCGCGGCTCCCGTCGCCGCCTAA
- a CDS encoding transglutaminase family protein, whose amino-acid sequence MNYDIRYLTSYRYAAPVTDNLNALRVRPATTSNQRCDEFHVRLDPEARTTRHADYFGTEVVEFGVARPHDHLTIDVRARVVTNDPPEPPEAPWEHLEGDTYAEAAGEFLLAGDDEPTDDALADLLAIARARTPLATVRWLDELIPDRFAYRPGVTYVGSTIDDLLRAGAGVCQDFVHLALVLLRRNGIAARYVSGYLFSAPEDGGTDSVEVQTHAWLEALLPGTGGRGEPIWVGADPTNRRLAGETHVKIGHGRRYADVPPIKGVYRGDAGAELEASVQMTRLDPAASARA is encoded by the coding sequence ATGAACTACGACATCCGCTACCTCACGTCCTACCGGTACGCCGCGCCGGTCACCGACAACCTCAACGCGCTGCGCGTCCGGCCCGCGACGACGTCCAACCAGCGCTGCGATGAGTTCCACGTCCGCCTCGACCCCGAGGCCCGGACCACGCGCCACGCCGACTACTTCGGGACCGAGGTCGTCGAGTTCGGCGTCGCCCGCCCGCACGACCACCTCACGATCGACGTCCGCGCGCGGGTCGTCACCAACGACCCGCCGGAGCCGCCCGAGGCGCCGTGGGAGCACCTCGAGGGCGATACCTACGCCGAGGCGGCGGGCGAGTTCCTGCTGGCCGGCGACGACGAGCCGACCGACGACGCGCTCGCCGACCTGCTGGCGATCGCCCGCGCGCGCACGCCGCTGGCCACCGTGCGCTGGCTCGACGAGCTGATCCCGGATCGCTTCGCCTACCGCCCCGGCGTGACCTACGTCGGCTCGACGATCGACGACCTGCTGCGCGCGGGCGCCGGCGTCTGCCAGGACTTCGTCCACCTCGCGCTCGTGCTCCTGCGCCGCAACGGGATCGCCGCGCGCTACGTCTCCGGCTACCTGTTCAGCGCGCCCGAGGACGGCGGGACCGACTCGGTCGAGGTCCAGACCCACGCCTGGCTGGAGGCGCTCCTGCCCGGGACCGGCGGCCGCGGCGAGCCGATCTGGGTCGGCGCCGACCCGACCAACCGGCGGCTCGCGGGGGAGACGCACGTGAAGATCGGGCACGGCCGTCGCTACGCTGACGTCCCGCCGATCAAGGGCGTCTACCGTGGCGATGCCGGGGCAGAGCTGGAGGCGTCGGTCCAGATGACGCGCCTCGATCCTGCCGCCTCGGCACGGGCTTAG
- the nusG gene encoding transcription termination/antitermination protein NusG, producing MYRWYVVNTYSGHENKVKSNLEHRASSLGQRRAIRSVVVPTETVSEMKDGQKETKEKRTMPGYVLVNMDLNEDSWQLVKGTPGVTGFVGASNEPVPLTQPEVDRLLHREVAQKVATKAQFSIGESVKVISGPLSDFSGEISEINQDAQKIKVLVSIFGRETPVEVGFDQVKKI from the coding sequence ATGTATCGCTGGTACGTCGTCAACACCTACTCCGGGCACGAGAACAAGGTCAAGTCCAACCTTGAGCACCGCGCCTCCTCCCTCGGGCAACGCCGAGCGATTCGCTCTGTCGTCGTCCCGACCGAGACCGTCTCCGAGATGAAGGACGGTCAGAAGGAGACGAAGGAGAAGCGGACGATGCCCGGCTACGTGCTGGTCAACATGGACCTGAATGAGGACTCGTGGCAGCTCGTCAAGGGCACGCCCGGCGTCACCGGCTTCGTCGGTGCCTCCAACGAGCCCGTGCCGCTGACCCAGCCCGAGGTCGATCGACTGCTGCACCGCGAGGTCGCGCAGAAGGTCGCCACGAAGGCGCAGTTCTCGATCGGCGAGTCCGTCAAGGTGATCTCGGGCCCGCTGTCCGACTTCTCCGGCGAGATCTCGGAGATCAACCAGGACGCTCAGAAGATCAAGGTGCTCGTGAGCATCTTCGGTCGCGAAACACCGGTCGAAGTCGGTTTCGACCAGGTGAAGAAGATCTAG
- a CDS encoding type 1 glutamine amidotransferase: protein MTAAALVLEHDQDAPAGLLGAWARSRDVALEVVPAGGALPDPDGRPFVVSLGAEASAFDDTVPWLAAERALLDRAVQVGVPVLGICFGGQHLARVLGGSVERAPRGEVGWLDVESLAPDVVPPGPWLQWHRDRFTVPPGAELLARSPVGPQAFRQGPHLGVQFHPEVTPAIALDWGRTYPESVGEGLTTLDEVQRGGVAHAAGAAERAFLLFDAFLASARSQSRMSAQPLG, encoded by the coding sequence ATGACCGCCGCCGCGCTTGTGCTGGAACATGATCAGGACGCGCCCGCCGGGCTGCTCGGCGCGTGGGCGCGCTCGCGCGACGTCGCGCTGGAGGTCGTGCCGGCCGGCGGCGCGCTGCCCGATCCGGACGGGCGGCCGTTCGTGGTGTCCCTGGGCGCGGAGGCGTCGGCGTTCGACGACACCGTCCCGTGGCTGGCGGCCGAGCGCGCGCTGCTCGACCGCGCGGTGCAGGTCGGCGTCCCGGTCCTCGGGATCTGCTTCGGCGGCCAGCACCTCGCGCGCGTCCTGGGCGGTTCCGTCGAGCGCGCGCCGCGCGGCGAGGTCGGGTGGCTCGACGTCGAGTCGCTGGCGCCGGACGTCGTCCCGCCCGGCCCGTGGCTGCAGTGGCACCGCGACCGCTTCACGGTCCCACCGGGCGCCGAGCTGCTCGCGCGCTCGCCGGTCGGGCCGCAGGCGTTCCGCCAGGGCCCGCACCTCGGCGTGCAGTTCCACCCCGAGGTGACGCCGGCGATCGCGCTGGACTGGGGCCGTACCTACCCGGAGTCGGTCGGCGAAGGGTTGACCACCCTTGACGAGGTGCAGCGCGGCGGCGTCGCGCACGCCGCGGGCGCGGCCGAGCGGGCGTTCCTGCTCTTCGACGCGTTCCTGGCCTCTGCCCGCTCGCAGTCCCGCATGTCCGCGCAACCGCTCGGGTAG
- a CDS encoding circularly permuted type 2 ATP-grasp protein, giving the protein MHASLYRGLVAPSNLRTTPTTRTARTSSSDRRTWDPVARAARISILSTEVTSDDAAGYRPPRGHYDEVFGPGGIPRGHAVGLASEIARLGPELLAAAGHRRDAIFVQQGITFDATGEDGPVKDRPFPLDLVPRILPAAEWDHIERGLQQRIRALNRFIDDVYHERDIVRAGIVPWRLIVSRSHFARAAHGVRPPGGVYCHVAGCDLVRDGDGTWKVLEDNVRTPSGISYVLENRVAMTRLVPQLFQHHRVRPVDHYPQLLLAGLRSVAPSAEDEATVVVWTPGPMNSAYFEHAFLARQMGVELVEASDLVVRDDVLYMRTTAGLRRVHAVYRRLDDDFVDPLEFRPDSLLGVPGLVRAYRAGTVAIANALGTGVADDKAIYHYVPEMIRFYLGEEPILSNVETYIMSDEAQREAALARRTELVFKPTGESGGKGVFIGPSTPRDELDGLADVIRAQPDKWIAQEVVSLSTVPTALPDGTLAPRHVDLRPFAVFGEQIRIVPGGLTRVALKEGSMIVNSSQGGGSKDTWVLEEDDGRRPATGDQHLHEVIPAGMPGLRYGAEGWQSQQQQQQQSLASPATAGSAPRADTRCETSPQGEASQC; this is encoded by the coding sequence ATGCACGCGTCATTGTACCGCGGGTTGGTTGCGCCAAGCAACCTACGAACGACGCCGACCACCCGGACCGCGCGTACATCGAGTTCCGACCGCCGTACATGGGATCCGGTGGCGCGCGCGGCCAGGATCTCGATCCTGTCCACCGAGGTCACCAGCGACGACGCCGCGGGCTACCGGCCACCGCGCGGCCACTACGACGAGGTCTTCGGCCCCGGCGGGATCCCGCGCGGCCATGCGGTCGGCCTGGCCTCCGAGATCGCGCGGCTCGGGCCGGAGCTGCTGGCCGCCGCCGGGCACCGCCGCGACGCGATCTTCGTCCAGCAGGGGATCACCTTCGACGCGACCGGCGAGGACGGCCCGGTCAAGGACCGCCCGTTCCCGCTCGACCTCGTCCCGCGGATCCTGCCCGCCGCCGAGTGGGACCACATCGAGCGAGGCCTACAACAACGGATCCGGGCGCTCAACCGCTTCATCGACGACGTCTACCACGAGCGCGACATCGTCCGGGCCGGGATCGTCCCGTGGCGGCTGATCGTGTCGCGCAGTCACTTCGCCCGGGCCGCACACGGGGTGCGGCCGCCGGGCGGGGTGTACTGCCACGTCGCAGGCTGCGACCTGGTCCGCGACGGCGACGGCACCTGGAAGGTGCTGGAGGACAACGTCCGCACGCCGTCGGGGATCTCCTACGTGTTGGAGAACCGCGTCGCGATGACGCGGCTGGTCCCGCAGCTCTTCCAGCACCACCGCGTGCGCCCGGTCGACCACTACCCGCAGCTGCTGCTCGCGGGGTTGCGCAGCGTCGCGCCGAGCGCCGAGGACGAGGCGACGGTCGTCGTCTGGACGCCGGGCCCGATGAACTCCGCGTACTTCGAGCACGCGTTCCTGGCGCGCCAGATGGGCGTCGAGCTGGTCGAGGCGTCCGACCTCGTCGTGCGCGACGACGTGCTGTACATGCGCACGACCGCCGGGCTGCGGCGGGTCCACGCGGTCTACCGGCGGCTGGACGACGACTTCGTCGACCCGCTCGAGTTCCGCCCGGACTCGCTGCTCGGCGTGCCCGGGCTGGTGCGCGCCTACCGCGCCGGGACCGTGGCGATCGCCAACGCGCTCGGCACCGGCGTCGCCGACGACAAGGCGATCTACCACTACGTGCCGGAGATGATCAGGTTCTACCTCGGCGAGGAGCCGATCCTCTCCAACGTCGAGACCTACATCATGAGCGACGAGGCCCAGCGCGAGGCCGCGCTGGCGCGCCGGACCGAGTTGGTGTTCAAGCCGACCGGCGAGTCCGGCGGCAAGGGCGTGTTCATCGGGCCGTCGACGCCGCGCGACGAGCTCGACGGCCTGGCCGACGTGATCCGCGCCCAGCCGGACAAGTGGATCGCCCAGGAGGTCGTGAGCCTCTCGACGGTCCCGACCGCGCTGCCCGACGGGACGCTCGCACCGCGCCACGTCGACCTGCGCCCGTTCGCGGTCTTCGGCGAGCAGATCCGGATCGTGCCCGGCGGCCTGACGCGCGTCGCGCTGAAGGAGGGGTCGATGATCGTCAACTCCTCCCAGGGCGGCGGCTCGAAGGACACGTGGGTGCTGGAGGAGGACGACGGCCGCCGCCCGGCGACCGGCGACCAGCACCTCCACGAGGTGATCCCGGCGGGCATGCCGGGCCTGCGCTACGGCGCCGAGGGCTGGCAGAGCCAGCAGCAACAGCAACAACAAAGCCTTGCTTCACCCGCCACCGCGGGTTCGGCCCCCAGGGCCGACACCCGCTGCGAAACGAGCCCGCAGGGCGAGGCTTCGCAATGTTGA